One window of Vitis riparia cultivar Riparia Gloire de Montpellier isolate 1030 chromosome 5, EGFV_Vit.rip_1.0, whole genome shotgun sequence genomic DNA carries:
- the LOC117914078 gene encoding 9-cis-epoxycarotenoid dioxygenase NCED6, chloroplastic yields MPITHPSIPSTTLSLSLSLSLRAMQASPGFSSTAITSAPESPAPTKLHPPPSKLLIQTSNPPLPLKLIAPLTSPLATKWPSHLNPLQKLAASALDMVECLLIHQLDNKHTLPKPLDPAVQLVGNFAPVRECPVQHDLQVLGQLPPALRGVYLRNGANPMLSPAGGHHLFDGDGMIHAVTLGPGNGASYSCRFTRTSRLVQEAALGRPLFPKPIGELHGHSGIARLALFYARAAVGLVDGSRGTGVANAGLVYFNGRLLAMSEDDLPYHVKINGDGDLETTGRFDFSGQMDRPMIAHPKVDPITGELFSLSYNVVKKPYLKYYKFGTCGEKLREVSISLQQPTIIHDFALTETSVVIPDHQVVFKLSEMVRGGSPVIHDPNKISRFGVLPRNDPDDSRIQWIDVPDCFCFHLWNAWDELSSSGDRIVVVIGSCMSPADSIFTERVDPLRSELSEIRLNLTTGGSSRRVIVAGMNLEAGQVDKRRLGRRTRYIYLAIAEPWPKCSGMAKVDLVTGEVTKMMYGEGRFGGEACFVGAEEGGEGEGWLMSIVRDEKRERSELIVVEADDIKQVASVRLPTRVPYGFHGTFVDSQQLRGQRVC; encoded by the coding sequence ATGCCCATCACTCACCCCAGCATTCCTTCcacaactctctctctctctctctctctctcactcagaGCCATGCAAGCTTCTCCTGGCTTCTCCTCCACCGCCATCACCTCTGCTCCTGAATCACCTGCTCCTACTAAACTTCACCCACCGCCATCCAAACTTCTCATCCAAACATCAAACCCACCACTCCCCCTCAAACTTATTGCTCCATTAACCTCTCCTCTTGCAACTAAATGGCCTTCTCACCTCAACCCACTTCAGAAACTCGCTGCCTCTGCTCTAGACATGGTTGAGTGCCTCCTGATCCACCAATTGGACAACAAACACACCCTCCCCAAGCCCCTCGACCCCGCTGTTCAACTTGTTGGCAACTTCGCCCCAGTTCGGGAGTGTCCTGTTCAGCACGACCTCCAGGTGCTGGGTCAGCTTCCGCCAGCTCTCCGTGGCGTCTACTTGCGAAACGGCGCCAATCCCATGCTCTCTCCAGCCGGCGGTCACCACCTCTTCGACGGTGACGGCATGATACATGCTGTTACCTTGGGCCCAGGCAACGGAGCCAGCTACAGCTGCCGGTTCACCCGCACGAGCCGGCTGGTGCAGGAAGCCGCATTAGGAAGGCCGCTGTTTCCCAAACCGATCGGTGAGCTGCATGGCCACTCTGGGATAGCTCGGCTGGCGCTGTTCTACGCCCGCGCCGCAGTGGGCTTGGTGGATGGATCACGAGGCACAGGTGTCGCAAATGCTGGCCTCGTCTATTTCAACGGTCGGCTTCTCGCCATGTCAGAGGATGACCTGCCCTACCACGTGAAGATCAACGGCGATGGAGACCTGGAGACCACCGGCCGCTTCGACTTCTCAGGACAGATGGACCGTCCGATGATAGCGCATCCCAAGGTGGACCCCATAACAGGGGAGCTTTTCTCTCTCAGCTACAACGTGGTGAAGAAGCCCTACCTCAAGTATTATAAGTTCGGCACGTGCGGAGAAAAGTTACGTGAGGTATCGATTTCCCTCCAACAACCCACGATCATCCACGACTTCGCTTTAACGGAGACCTCCGTGGTGATCCCAGACCACCAGGTGGTTTTCAAACTATCGGAAATGGTTCGGGGCGGCTCACCTGTTATCCACGACCCGAATAAGATCTCCCGCTTCGGAGTCCTACCCAGAAACGATCCCGACGATTCCAGAATTCAGTGGATCGACGTCCCCGACTGCTTCTGTTTCCACCTCTGGAACGCCTGGGACGAGCTCTCCAGCTCCGGTGACAGAATCGTGGTGGTGATTGGGTCGTGCATGAGCCCCGCAGACTCGATCTTCACGGAACGGGTCGACCCACTTCGGAGCGAGTTATCGGAGATCAGACTGAACTTAACGACGGGAGGGTCAAGCCGGCGGGTAATCGTGGCGGGGATGAATCTGGAAGCGGGGCAAGTGGACAAGCGCCGGCTGGGAAGGAGAACACGGTACATATACCTGGCGATAGCAGAGCCGTGGCCCAAATGCTCGGGCATGGCGAAGGTGGATTTGGTGACGGGAGAGGTAACCAAGATGATGTACGGCGAGGGAAGGTTCGGTGGGGAGGCGTGTTTCGTGGGGGCGGAGGaaggaggagaaggagaagggTGGTTGATGAGTATAGTGAGGGACGAGAAGAGGGAGAGGTCAGAGCTAATCGTGGTGGAAGCTGACGACATTAAGCAGGTGGCTTCGGTCAGGTTGCCGACCAGGGTTCCCTACGGCTTTCATGGGACTTTCGTTGATTCTCAACAATTAAGGGGACAGCGTGTCTGTTAA